In the genome of Fusarium fujikuroi IMI 58289 draft genome, chromosome FFUJ_chr02, one region contains:
- a CDS encoding related to major facilitator MirA — protein MAASTSPAQVQGDFEKQIQPENHAINDFPDKEKEHDSDDGSEIKQDGVKRVEAITKVWSPGMMWAVFIFLYLVNFVDTLLQAVHSSLVPYVTSSFSQHGLLAITSVFGSIIAGVSKLAIAKIIDIRGRNEGFLLMILIIIIGMIMKACCKNVETYAAGHTFYWVGHVGLSYIIDVVLSDMTSLRNRMIMFGLYMSPRLASTFGGPKIAELFFKHSTYRWAFGSFCIILVFFSIPVSAIFMYHEIKAKKLGYLPEKSQRSLWDSTKHYFVEFDIVGMILTIAGFSLILTPLNIATRAPNGWKTDYIIAMLVVGVVCLAGFAAWEKWYAKVPYVPFKFLKDRTILGACLLSAFLNMSIFAWDTYYNSYLQVVHGLSIATAGYTLNAFSVTSTILAPFIGLFLRWYGRYYWPAVFGIPWCVLGTALLIHFRQPGNDIGYLVMCQVFHGVCGGIWAMTGPLAIMTQVTHQEIAVVLALYSMFGSIGQAIGFGISGALWTNDLPREMYKALPQDAKNQTAALYGDMKLQMADPIGTPIRDAVVHAYGVVQREMVIAGCAFLPLICICVIVWRNKPIDRQQTKGNVF, from the exons ATGGCTGCTTCCACCAGTCCAGCTCAAGTCCAGGGCGACTTTGAGAAGCAGATACAGCCTGAGAACCATGCCATCAATGATTTCCCCGACAAGGAAAAGGAACATGATTCAGATGATGGCTCCGAGATCAAGCAGGACGGTGTCAAGCGTGTCGAGGCCATCACCAAAGTCTGGTCCCCTGGTATGATGTGGGCTGTTTTTATATT CCTCTACTTGGTCAACTTCGTCGATACTCTCCTTCAGGCTGTTCACTCCAGTTTGGTGCCATATGTCACTTCTTCGTTCAGCCAGCACGGCCTGCTTGCCATAACCAGTGTCTTCGGATCCATCATCGCGGGTGTCAGCAAGctcgccatcgccaagatcattgataTTCGCGGCCGAAACGAAGGGTTCCTGCTGATGATTCTGATAATCATTATCGGGATGATTATGAAAGCCTGCTGCAAGAATGTTGAGACTTATGCTGCTGGTCATACCTTCTACTGGGTTGGCCACGTTGGTCTAAGCTACATTATCGATGTCGTTCTTTCAGACATGACTTCTCTTCGCAACCGCATGATCATGTTCGGCCTTTATATGAGCCCCCGACTTGCTTCTACTTTCGGTGGCCCTAAGATTGCTGAGTTGTTCTTCAAGCACTCGACCTATCGCTGGGCTTTCGGATCTTTTTGTATCattcttgtcttcttctctATCCCCGTGTCTGCCATTTTTATGTATCACGaaatcaaggccaagaagcttggataCTTGCCAGAGAAGAGTCAGCGCAGTCTCTGGGACTCAACGAAGCACTACTTTGTCGAATTTGACATTGTTGGCATGATCCTCACCATTGCTGGTTTCTCTCTTATCCTGACCCCTCTCAACATTGCCACTCGTGCTCCCAACGGTTGGAAGACTGACTATATCATCGCAATGCTTGTTGTCGGCGTTGTTTGCCTTGCTGGATTTGCTGCCTGGGAGAAGTGGTATGCTAAGGTGCCCTATGTACCTttcaagttcctcaaggacCGAACCATCCTAGGTGCTTGCCTTCTAAGCGCTTTTCTCAACATGTCCATCTTTGCCTGGGACACTTATTACAACTCGTACCTACAGGTCGTCCATGGTCTCAGCATCGCCACCGCTGGATACACTCTGAACGCATTTTCTGTGACGTCTACTATCCTGGCGCCCTTCATCGGACT TTTCCTCCGTTGGTATGGAAGATACTACTGGCCTGCAGTTTTCGGCATCCCCTGGTGTGTCCTTGGTACTGCACTTCTCATACACTTCCGACAGCCTGGAAACGACATCGGTTACCTCGTCATGTGCCAGGTCTTCCATGGTGTGTGCGGTGGTATTTGGGCCATGACCGGGCCTCTCGCCATCATGACTCAGGTTACCCACCAAGAGATTGCCGTTGTGCTCGCACTCTACTCTATGTTCGGCTCCATCGGCCAGGCCATCGGTTTCGGCATCTCTGGTGCCCTGTGGACCAACGATCTACCCAGAGAGATGTACAAGGCTCTCCCCCAGGATGCCAAGAACCAAACCGCTGCCCTCTACGGCGACATGAAGCTGCAGATGGCCGACCCAATAGGCACTCCTATCCGAGATGCCGTCGTTCACGCCTACGGAGTTGTACAGCGCGAGATGGTTATTGCCGGATGCGCTTTCTTGCCTCTGATCTGTATCTGTGTTATTGTCTGGCGTAACAAGCCGATTGACAGACAGCAGACTAAGGGTAATGTCTTTTAG